ataaaagcaaaattaacTCTGAACAAACTCCCATCAAAGCAAACGGTCCTTGCTTGGCTATTTCTTCCATAACCATACTCGCGTTCAAGCTGCTACCCTACTCCGGTAGTTAAACGTTGATTACAGCACTTCCCCTGCGTTTCTACATACATACACTCTGCTAATTCAAGCGTTTGCCCTTCAGTATGTCGGTTGAGAAAGTAACCTAACACCTCGCATGGGAAACTCTAGTCCTTGGCTACATCTGTAGGCATTGCTCAGACTTGGCAATTTCGccattttgagattttttgctttcatttaCTTCGGCTTTAATTGCTACCCTTACAGAACATAAAGATGTGCCATGTTCCATTAGACACACAGTACAGCAAAACGAATGGTAAAAAGATTAGAAAAGATGGTTTGCTCGGTAAGATAATTGTCTGCAAAAAGGTGAACGAGGACATTTACAGGCACTCATTTGAggatttaagggggatttcttTAGCACGTGCTTTAAATGTTTTGGATAGAGTCGAGCTGTTGAAGTGTTCAGCTTTAGAGCATTGTTTGGCGGGAAGGGTGGCAGCGATTAACATGATAATAGGCTGGCGTAATATCCTTAGCGTTCTTTACGGTGTTAATGAGAGGAATTTAATCATGGATTAAAGGGATCATTGCGAGTGTAATGTGGCAGATCATGTTAATTTGGGGTTTCATTGCTGATTCAAAGTTGAGTTTATTCAGGACCAGAAAGTTTTCGGGTAAGATCGCCTTAGAGTGTTTGTAGCCCGACTAAATCCTCTAAGCACCCTTTAAGGGGTTTGTCAATATTGAAGTGTTTAGACAATCTATCAAATCAAATGATAAAATTTCGTTCAAATTATGCTCTAATCAATTCCATTTCGATTTCTATCTATTTTCAGGACAAtcaaattccttttttttcataatCCATCAAATATCGCTTTGAAAGCAATAATCATCCTCACAATCCCGGGAACATCATAAAAATGCGTCGAGCATCTTTCACGCCAATTTTCAACGTCAGCAATCACGAACCATTAATTGTCGTCGAAGAAACAAACGTTGGAGAAGATGATGATTCCAAGCAAAGCAAGAAATCCAATAGTGGTGAATCATCAGAAGCGGAATCGCCAGTAAATCCATATCTATTATCGCCATTTCCTGATTTACAACAACGCCGTAAGCACTCCTTGCCATCGTTGCAAATTACCGAAGGAATCACAGCCAGCCAGGTGAGAAGATTATCGGAAGCAGGCTCTGAAGGAAGTGCGCTCAGCAGTAAGGATGTGGAATTCCTTGCAACACTCTCACAGAAGACGATCCCAGCGTCTGGCGGAAGGAGACATTCAATTGTGACCATTTCACCGGTACCGACGTCACTCTTTGGTCGCAACAGGCGGGAATCTATTTCGGGACCATTTAGGTATGTAGTATTGCTACCCAGCCCAATACAACTATTCgtcctttttattttaaaaagcaAAAGGATGTCAATTCTATTGATTGGAAGAATTTTCACTAAGAATGTGAAGGTTGTGCCAAAGGCCGGTCTCATGACGTTGGTTTAATTACATTTAGGAAGCTATTGACTTATTTTTACTTTAGAAAGCTCCTAGGgaaatttcttttttgaaaaccatACGTAGGAGTGGAGCCAAGACAAGTCTATCTTCAGATTATTTTtcggaatctttttttttttggaaaaattccaTTTGAAGATTTTATGTTCTTAAATAAGAACTTTGATAGCATATCTGTTCTGAGATATAATGAGCGGGAGAGGAAGAGAGATGAGTCAAAAATGGTTTTACTGTTTGCGTTGACTTAGGCGGATTTAGGaatgggaacgtcttctgcgagAGGTTTAATTATTGATGacggtcttctttttcttcagcctttgtcctgctcacaagcgaggtcggtttgtcgtgatcggtttcgccatttggctctatcgattgCCTGATCTCGGTGTAATCTCGagggttttaaatccccatccagcttatcaagtcactgttgtttcggccgcccCTTTGgtggtttaccatcgacttcgatgttcagaccaatcttggcaagtgaattcccgttagcgcgaattgtgggaccataccatggaagacgcctctctcgcaattgtttcacgatcggtgcaacctcacaacgatcgcggatatcctcatttcgaatgtgatcaaaacgtgtcacgccactagtccaacgcaacatcttcatctccattaccgcaagtcgccgttcattgtcttttatagtcaggtTGTAAATACACTCAGAAGCaaagagagcgacaggatggacgacattgcgggaaattttaaatttgaggcgttcgttgatacgtcgatcacatagaacgccagttgtggaacgccacttcatccaggttgcattaatgcatgaagcaatttcataacgcagttctccattggctgatagcgttgacccgacgtatttaaatcgctcagttctgggcagatcaatgtaaagagggtgatgcttctcacggtgtttctccatgagtaaccgcgcagtgt
The DNA window shown above is from Hermetia illucens chromosome 5, iHerIll2.2.curated.20191125, whole genome shotgun sequence and carries:
- the LOC119658067 gene encoding uncharacterized protein LOC119658067, producing the protein MRRASFTPIFNVSNHEPLIVVEETNVGEDDDSKQSKKSNSGESSEAESPVNPYLLSPFPDLQQRRKHSLPSLQITEGITASQVRRLSEAGSEGSALSSKDVEFLATLSQKTIPASGGRRHSIVTISPVPTSLFGRNRRESISGPFSRRGSAVQGPPLTEHRGSVHNLQLDIMDGIVQARKNRSGSGVWSAGMTENNVQVET